The following are from one region of the Simiduia agarivorans SA1 = DSM 21679 genome:
- the rpoB gene encoding DNA-directed RNA polymerase subunit beta — protein MAYSYTEKKRIRKDFGKLPSVMDVPYLLAIQLDSYRKFTQADASADARTDFGLHAAFKSVFPIVSYSGNAALEYVSYALGKAAFDVNECILRGVTYAAPLRVKVRLIIYDKESANKSIKDIKEQEVYMGEIPLMTDNGTFVINGTERVIVSQLHRSPGVFFDHDKGKTHSSGKLLFSARVIPYRGSWLDFEFDPKDLLFVRIDRRRKLPATILLRALGFTSEQMLDMFFETSKYTINKDGEFVLELVPSRLRGDVATFDIKDKKGKVLIEEGRRITAKHIRDLEKAGITELVVPNDYLVGKALAKDIIDEKSGELLLECNTEISDEVLETLREANVTGIETLYTNDIDCGPFISDTLRVDPTRSELEALVEIYRMMRPGEPPTKESAETLFQNLFFSQERYDLSGVGRMKFNRRLGREDETGEGVLSNDDIVDVMKTLIEIRNGKGVVDDIDHLGNRRVRSVGEMAENQFRVGLVRVERAVKERLSMAESEGLMPQDLINAKPVAAAVKEFFGSSQLSQFMDQNNPLSEVTHKRRVSALGPGGLTRERAGFEVRDVHPTHYGRVCPIETPEGPNIGLINSLATFARTNDYGFLESPYRKVIDGKVTDDIEYLSAINEAEQVIAQASAGVDKNGKLSEELVSVRHLNEFTLKAPSEVTYMDVSPRQVVSVAASLIPFLEHDDANRALMGSNMQRQAVPTLKAEKPLVGTGMERHVAVDSGVCVVAKRGGVVDRVDASRIVVKVNDAEVETGDAGVDIYNLTKYTRSNQNTCINQRPIVKTGDVIARGDVLADGPSVDMGELALGQNMRIAFMPWNGYNFEDSILVSERVVQEDRFTTIHIQELTCIARDTKLGSEEITADIPNVGEGALAKLDESGIVYIGAEVGPGDILVGKVTPKGETQLTPEEKLLRAIFGEKASDVKDTSLRVGTGTRGTVIDVQVFTRDGIEKDQRSKEIEKAQLDKVRKDLNEEYRIMEAATFERLRAALVGQKVSSGKGVKKGEALTDEILNDLPFEQWYKLRMADDALNEQLDAAEAQLIERRKILDERFEDKKRKLETGDDLSPGVLKVVKVYLAIKRRIQPGDKMAGRHGNKGVISVIMPVEDMPYDENGVPVDIVLNPLGVPSRMNVGQVLEMHLGMAAKGLGDKINAMVEEQRKVADLRKFLEEIYNKTGEVVGKEDIASLSDDEVIALAQNLRAGVPMATPVFDGAKETEIKALLRLADLPESGQVQLYDGRTGDAFQRQTTVGYMYMLKLNHLVDDKMHARSTGSYSLVTQQPLGGKAQFGGQRFGEMEVWALEAYGAAYTLQEMLTVKSDDVNGRTKMYKNIVDGDHRMEPGMPESFNVLVKEIRSLGINMELEHDS, from the coding sequence ATGGCTTACTCATATACTGAGAAAAAACGTATCCGCAAGGACTTCGGCAAACTGCCGAGTGTAATGGATGTACCTTACCTCCTGGCGATTCAGTTGGACTCCTACAGAAAGTTTACCCAGGCAGACGCGTCTGCCGATGCTCGCACAGACTTCGGTTTGCACGCAGCATTCAAGTCGGTATTCCCTATTGTGAGTTATTCAGGGAACGCAGCCCTGGAATATGTCAGCTATGCCTTGGGCAAAGCGGCATTCGACGTTAATGAATGTATTCTGCGCGGCGTGACCTACGCGGCTCCCCTGCGCGTAAAAGTTCGGCTGATCATTTATGACAAAGAATCAGCGAACAAGTCCATCAAGGACATTAAAGAACAAGAAGTGTACATGGGCGAAATTCCGCTCATGACCGACAACGGTACCTTTGTGATCAACGGTACCGAGCGTGTGATCGTTTCCCAGCTGCACCGTTCACCCGGTGTATTCTTCGACCACGACAAGGGCAAAACCCACTCTTCAGGCAAGTTGCTGTTCAGCGCGCGCGTGATTCCCTACCGCGGTTCCTGGCTGGACTTCGAATTCGATCCGAAGGATTTGTTGTTCGTTCGTATCGACCGTCGCCGTAAACTGCCGGCCACTATTCTTCTGCGCGCGCTGGGCTTCACCAGTGAGCAGATGCTGGATATGTTCTTTGAAACCAGCAAGTACACCATCAATAAAGACGGTGAATTTGTGTTGGAGTTGGTGCCTTCCCGCCTGCGTGGTGACGTGGCAACCTTCGACATCAAAGACAAGAAAGGCAAGGTTCTGATCGAAGAAGGTCGTCGCATCACCGCCAAGCATATCCGCGATCTGGAAAAAGCCGGTATTACCGAGTTGGTGGTGCCAAACGATTACCTGGTTGGCAAGGCGCTGGCAAAAGACATTATCGACGAGAAGTCGGGCGAGCTGCTGCTGGAGTGTAATACCGAGATCTCTGATGAGGTGCTCGAGACACTGCGCGAAGCCAATGTTACCGGTATCGAAACCCTGTACACCAACGACATCGATTGCGGTCCGTTCATTTCCGATACGCTGCGCGTTGATCCGACCCGCTCCGAACTGGAGGCGTTGGTTGAAATCTATCGCATGATGCGCCCGGGTGAGCCGCCCACCAAGGAATCCGCCGAGACCTTGTTCCAGAACCTGTTCTTCAGTCAGGAGCGTTACGACCTGTCTGGCGTGGGCCGGATGAAGTTCAACCGTCGCCTGGGTCGCGAAGACGAAACCGGCGAAGGCGTTCTGTCCAACGACGACATCGTGGACGTGATGAAGACCCTGATCGAAATCCGCAACGGCAAAGGCGTGGTGGACGATATCGATCACCTGGGTAACCGTCGCGTGCGTTCCGTGGGCGAGATGGCAGAAAACCAATTCCGCGTTGGTCTCGTGCGCGTTGAGCGTGCCGTGAAAGAGCGTCTGTCCATGGCCGAAAGTGAAGGCCTGATGCCACAGGATCTGATCAACGCCAAGCCTGTTGCTGCGGCAGTAAAAGAGTTCTTCGGCTCTTCCCAGTTGTCCCAGTTCATGGACCAGAACAACCCGCTGTCTGAAGTGACGCACAAGCGCCGTGTATCGGCACTTGGCCCAGGCGGTCTGACCCGTGAGCGCGCAGGCTTCGAAGTGCGTGACGTACACCCGACCCACTACGGTCGCGTATGTCCGATCGAAACGCCTGAAGGTCCGAACATCGGTCTGATCAACTCCTTGGCAACCTTTGCCCGCACTAACGATTACGGCTTCCTGGAAAGCCCTTATCGCAAAGTGATCGACGGCAAGGTTACCGACGATATCGAATACCTGTCTGCGATTAACGAAGCCGAGCAGGTAATTGCTCAGGCATCCGCCGGCGTCGATAAAAACGGCAAGCTGTCCGAAGAGCTGGTATCCGTTCGTCACCTGAACGAATTTACCCTCAAGGCGCCGTCCGAAGTGACCTACATGGACGTGAGTCCACGTCAGGTAGTGTCGGTGGCTGCGTCCCTGATTCCATTCCTGGAACACGATGACGCCAACCGTGCATTGATGGGTTCTAACATGCAGCGCCAGGCTGTACCTACGCTGAAGGCTGAAAAGCCATTGGTGGGTACCGGTATGGAGCGTCACGTTGCGGTTGACTCCGGCGTGTGTGTGGTAGCCAAGCGTGGTGGCGTGGTTGACCGTGTGGATGCCTCGCGCATCGTGGTCAAAGTGAATGACGCCGAGGTGGAAACCGGTGATGCGGGTGTAGATATCTACAACCTCACCAAGTACACCCGTTCAAACCAGAACACCTGTATCAACCAGCGTCCGATCGTGAAAACCGGTGACGTGATTGCCCGCGGCGATGTGCTCGCAGACGGTCCGTCAGTGGATATGGGCGAGTTGGCACTGGGTCAGAACATGCGCATCGCGTTCATGCCCTGGAACGGTTACAACTTCGAAGACTCCATTTTGGTCTCCGAGCGCGTGGTACAGGAAGATCGTTTCACCACCATTCACATTCAGGAACTGACCTGTATTGCCCGTGACACCAAGCTCGGCAGCGAAGAAATCACCGCCGATATTCCCAACGTGGGTGAAGGTGCGCTGGCGAAACTGGACGAATCCGGCATTGTGTACATCGGTGCGGAAGTGGGCCCGGGCGACATTCTGGTGGGCAAGGTAACGCCGAAAGGTGAAACCCAGCTGACGCCGGAAGAGAAGTTGCTGCGTGCGATCTTCGGTGAAAAAGCGTCTGACGTGAAAGACACCTCTTTGCGTGTTGGCACCGGTACCCGCGGTACCGTGATCGACGTGCAGGTGTTTACCCGCGACGGCATTGAAAAAGACCAGCGTTCGAAAGAAATTGAGAAAGCCCAGCTGGACAAGGTGCGCAAGGACCTGAACGAAGAGTACCGCATCATGGAAGCGGCCACCTTCGAGCGCCTGCGCGCCGCGTTGGTTGGTCAGAAAGTGTCTTCCGGTAAGGGTGTCAAAAAAGGCGAAGCCCTGACCGACGAGATTCTGAACGATCTGCCGTTCGAGCAGTGGTACAAGTTGCGCATGGCTGATGACGCGCTCAACGAGCAGTTGGATGCCGCCGAAGCGCAGTTGATTGAGCGTCGCAAGATCCTCGACGAGCGGTTCGAAGACAAGAAGCGCAAGCTGGAAACCGGTGACGACCTGTCACCCGGTGTGCTCAAGGTGGTTAAGGTTTACCTGGCTATCAAGCGTCGCATCCAGCCCGGTGACAAGATGGCCGGTCGTCACGGTAACAAAGGTGTTATCTCCGTGATCATGCCGGTTGAAGACATGCCTTACGATGAAAACGGCGTGCCCGTGGATATCGTACTGAACCCATTGGGTGTTCCTTCGCGGATGAACGTGGGTCAGGTGCTGGAAATGCACCTGGGTATGGCGGCCAAAGGTCTCGGCGACAAGATCAATGCCATGGTGGAAGAGCAGCGTAAAGTTGCCGATCTGCGCAAGTTTCTGGAAGAGATCTACAACAAGACTGGCGAAGTGGTTGGCAAGGAGGATATCGCCTCCCTGTCCGACGACGAAGTGATCGCTCTGGCGCAAAACCTGCGTGCCGGTGTGCCCATGGCTACCCCCGTGTTCGACGGCGCCAAGGAAACTGAGATCAAAGCCCTGCTGCGTCTGGCTGATCTGCCAGAGAGTGGTCAGGTACAGTTGTACGATGGCCGCACCGGTGACGCCTTCCAGCGTCAGACCACGGTTGGCTACATGTACATGCTGAAACTGAACCATCTGGTGGACGACAAGATGCATGCGCGTTCGACCGGCTCTTACAGCCTGGTTACCCAGCAGCCGCTGGGTGGTAAGGCGCAGTTCGGTGGTCAGCGCTTCGGTGAGATGGAAGTGTGGGCACTGGAAGCATACGGTGCCGCATACACCCTGCAGGAAATGCTTACCGTTAAGTCGGATGACGTGAACGGCCGGACCAAGATGTATAAGAACATCGTTGACGGCGATCATCGCATGGAGCCCGGCATGCCGGAATCCTTCAACGTACTGGTGAAGGAAATCCGCTCGCTCGGCATCAATATGGAATTGGAACACGATTCCTAA
- the rplL gene encoding 50S ribosomal protein L7/L12 yields the protein MSLTKDDIINAIAEMSVTDVVELISAMEEKFGVSAAAAVAVAAGGDAGAAAEEKTEFDIVLAAAGDKKVNVIKAVRGITGLGLKEAKELVDGAPKTIKEAVAKEEAEAAKKELEEAGATVELK from the coding sequence ATGTCTCTGACTAAAGACGATATCATCAATGCAATTGCTGAAATGTCCGTAACTGACGTTGTGGAACTGATTTCTGCTATGGAAGAAAAATTCGGCGTTTCTGCAGCGGCTGCTGTAGCTGTTGCTGCTGGCGGTGACGCTGGTGCGGCTGCTGAAGAGAAGACCGAGTTCGACATCGTACTGGCTGCTGCTGGCGACAAGAAGGTTAACGTGATCAAGGCCGTTCGCGGTATCACTGGTCTGGGCCTGAAAGAAGCTAAAGAGCTGGTAGACGGCGCACCTAAGACCATCAAGGAAGCCGTTGCGAAAGAAGAAGCTGAAGCCGCTAAGAAAGAGCTGGAAGAAGCTGGCGCAACTGTAGAGCTGAAGTAA
- the rplJ gene encoding 50S ribosomal protein L10, giving the protein MALGLEDKKAIVAEVQEAAKSALSAVVADARGVTVSAMTALRKEARDNGVWLKVVRNTLARRAVEGTDYACLVDSFVGPSIIAFSNEHPGAGARILRDFAKGNDKLELKSAAFEGNVVDIALLASLPTYDEAIARLMSTMKEAAAGKLVRTIAAIRDQKEQAAA; this is encoded by the coding sequence GTGGCACTAGGACTCGAAGACAAAAAAGCGATTGTCGCTGAAGTCCAGGAAGCTGCTAAGAGCGCTCTGTCTGCAGTAGTAGCTGACGCACGCGGTGTAACCGTGTCGGCTATGACTGCGCTGCGCAAAGAAGCCCGTGATAACGGCGTATGGCTGAAAGTTGTACGTAACACGCTGGCTCGTCGCGCAGTAGAGGGCACTGACTACGCATGTCTGGTTGACTCATTCGTGGGTCCATCAATCATTGCGTTCTCCAACGAGCACCCAGGTGCAGGCGCGCGTATTCTGCGTGACTTCGCCAAAGGTAACGACAAGTTGGAGCTGAAGTCAGCCGCTTTCGAAGGCAATGTGGTAGATATCGCACTGTTGGCAAGCCTGCCAACGTACGACGAAGCTATCGCACGCCTGATGAGCACTATGAAAGAAGCAGCTGCTGGCAAGCTGGTCCGCACTATTGCGGCCATTCGCGACCAGAAAGAGCAAGCCGCAGCTTAA
- the rplA gene encoding 50S ribosomal protein L1 has translation MAKLTKRQRAIREKVDGAKLYSISEAVALLKEVSSVKFGETVDVAVNLGIDPRKSDQTVRGATTLPHGTGKSVRVAVFAQGANAEAAKAAGAEHVGMDELAAEIKGGLMDFDVVIAEPAAMRVVGALGQVLGPRGLMPNPKTGTVTPDVVTAVNNAKAGQVRYRAEKGGIVHGGIGKLSFEEKALKENLEALVGDLKRAKPASSKGVYLKRITLSTTMGPGLLIDQASLDI, from the coding sequence ATGGCTAAGTTAACTAAGCGTCAGCGCGCTATCCGCGAAAAAGTAGACGGCGCCAAGCTGTACAGCATCTCCGAAGCCGTAGCTCTTCTGAAAGAAGTGTCTTCCGTTAAATTCGGTGAGACCGTAGATGTTGCCGTCAATCTGGGTATTGACCCACGTAAATCCGACCAGACCGTTCGCGGTGCGACTACTCTGCCACACGGCACCGGTAAGTCTGTACGCGTGGCCGTGTTTGCTCAGGGTGCCAATGCAGAAGCGGCCAAGGCTGCGGGCGCAGAGCACGTGGGCATGGACGAGCTGGCAGCCGAGATCAAAGGCGGCCTGATGGACTTTGATGTTGTTATCGCCGAACCTGCTGCTATGCGCGTAGTAGGTGCTCTGGGTCAGGTTCTGGGTCCGCGTGGCCTGATGCCAAACCCCAAGACCGGCACTGTGACCCCCGATGTTGTGACTGCGGTTAACAACGCCAAGGCCGGTCAGGTTCGCTACCGTGCCGAGAAGGGCGGTATCGTCCACGGCGGTATCGGCAAGCTGTCTTTCGAAGAGAAGGCACTGAAAGAAAACCTGGAAGCGCTGGTAGGCGATCTGAAGCGCGCCAAGCCAGCCTCTTCCAAAGGTGTTTACCTGAAGCGTATCACCCTGAGCACCACCATGGGCCCGGGTTTGTTGATCGATCAGGCGTCTCTGGACATCTAA
- the rplK gene encoding 50S ribosomal protein L11 translates to MAKKIQAYIKLQVGAGKANPSPPVGPALGQHGVNIMEFCKAFNAQTGDMEVGAPVPVVISVYSDRSFTFTMKTPPASYLLKKAAGIKSGSPRPNTQKVGTVTRAQLEEIVNTKRPDLTAADMDAAVRTIAGSARAMGLEVEGL, encoded by the coding sequence ATGGCTAAGAAAATTCAGGCTTATATTAAGCTGCAGGTAGGGGCCGGTAAGGCCAACCCGTCGCCGCCCGTGGGTCCAGCCCTGGGTCAGCACGGTGTGAATATCATGGAATTCTGTAAGGCGTTCAACGCCCAGACCGGTGATATGGAAGTAGGTGCACCTGTGCCCGTTGTGATCAGTGTATACAGTGATCGCTCTTTTACCTTCACCATGAAGACGCCGCCGGCATCTTACCTGCTGAAGAAGGCTGCTGGTATCAAGAGCGGTTCACCCCGCCCGAATACCCAGAAAGTGGGCACTGTGACCCGCGCTCAGCTGGAAGAGATCGTTAACACCAAGCGTCCTGACCTGACCGCTGCTGATATGGACGCCGCAGTGCGCACTATCGCCGGTTCTGCTCGCGCTATGGGTCTGGAAGTGGAGGGTCTGTAA
- the nusG gene encoding transcription termination/antitermination protein NusG — MAKRWYVVHAYSGFEKKVASSLKERIELHNMQDMFGDVLVPTEEVVEMRGGQKRKSERKFFPGYVLVQMELNDDTWHLVKETPRVMGFIGGKADKPAPITEKEAQAILQRVDDSADKPKPKTIFEPGEMVRVCDGPFNDFNGVVEEVNYEKSKLRVAVLIFGRSTPVELDFGQVEKT; from the coding sequence ATGGCAAAGCGCTGGTATGTAGTACACGCCTACTCGGGGTTTGAGAAGAAGGTTGCCTCTTCGCTGAAGGAGCGTATCGAACTGCATAATATGCAGGATATGTTCGGCGACGTGCTGGTTCCCACTGAAGAAGTGGTTGAGATGCGCGGCGGACAAAAGCGTAAGAGCGAGCGCAAATTCTTCCCGGGATATGTGTTGGTCCAAATGGAGTTGAATGACGACACTTGGCACCTGGTAAAAGAAACGCCTCGCGTGATGGGTTTCATTGGTGGTAAGGCCGACAAGCCTGCGCCAATTACCGAGAAAGAAGCTCAGGCCATTCTGCAGCGTGTTGATGATTCTGCAGATAAGCCCAAGCCCAAGACAATTTTTGAGCCCGGTGAAATGGTCCGCGTATGCGATGGCCCGTTCAACGACTTTAACGGTGTGGTTGAAGAAGTTAACTACGAAAAGAGCAAGCTGCGCGTAGCAGTTTTGATTTTCGGTCGCTCCACACCGGTAGAACTGGATTTCGGTCAGGTCGAAAAGACCTGA
- the secE gene encoding preprotein translocase subunit SecE, producing MNAKVEAPEYRFDLIKWLLVLAIVAGMAVANSQFGEVALLYRILGLVAAGLVAIFIAVKTAKGAAFWNLMLEAQVEVRKVVWPTRQETNQTTLIVLAVVFVMALILWALDSVLGWLASLIIG from the coding sequence ATGAATGCGAAAGTCGAAGCCCCGGAATATCGTTTCGATCTGATTAAGTGGTTGCTGGTGTTGGCTATAGTGGCCGGCATGGCGGTTGCCAACTCCCAGTTCGGTGAGGTGGCATTGCTGTATCGCATCCTCGGTCTGGTGGCTGCCGGTTTGGTTGCTATCTTCATCGCTGTGAAAACCGCCAAGGGCGCTGCGTTCTGGAATCTGATGCTTGAAGCTCAGGTGGAAGTGCGCAAGGTAGTATGGCCCACGCGCCAGGAGACCAACCAAACCACATTGATCGTGCTGGCGGTTGTATTCGTTATGGCGTTGATTTTGTGGGCTCTGGATTCAGTGCTGGGTTGGCTGGCATCACTGATTATCGGTTGA
- the tuf gene encoding elongation factor Tu, with protein sequence MAKAKFERNKPHVNVGTIGHVDHGKTTLTAALTRVCAEVWGGEAVAFDGIDSAPEERERGITISAAHVEYDSPVRHYAHVDCPGHADYVKNMITGAAQMDGAILVCSAADGPMPQTREHILLSRQVGVPYIVVFLNKADMVDDEELLELVEMEVRELLSQYEFPGDDTPIIIGSALMALNGQDDKEMGTTAVKKLVETLDSYIPEPERAIDGAFLMPIEDVFSISGRGTVVTGRVERGIVKVGEEIEIVGIRDTTKTTCTGVEMFRKLLDEGRAGENVGVLLRGTKRDDVERGQVLCKPGSIKPHTKFQGEVYVLSKDEGGRHTPFFKGYRPQFYFRTTDVTGAVELPEGVEMVMPGDNIQMEVTLIAPIAMEDGLRFAIREGGRTVGAGVVSKIIE encoded by the coding sequence ATGGCTAAGGCTAAGTTTGAACGTAACAAGCCCCACGTAAACGTGGGCACCATCGGTCACGTTGACCACGGTAAAACCACTCTGACCGCAGCTCTGACTCGCGTATGTGCGGAAGTTTGGGGCGGTGAAGCAGTTGCTTTCGACGGTATCGATTCTGCGCCAGAAGAGCGTGAGCGTGGTATTACCATCTCTGCTGCTCACGTAGAGTACGATTCACCTGTGCGTCACTACGCACACGTAGATTGCCCGGGCCACGCCGACTACGTTAAGAACATGATTACCGGTGCTGCCCAGATGGACGGCGCTATCCTGGTATGTTCCGCTGCTGACGGCCCCATGCCGCAGACCCGCGAGCACATCCTGTTGTCCCGTCAGGTAGGTGTACCTTACATCGTGGTATTCCTGAACAAAGCTGACATGGTAGACGACGAAGAGCTGCTGGAACTGGTTGAGATGGAAGTTCGTGAGCTGTTGAGCCAGTACGAATTCCCAGGCGACGACACCCCGATTATCATCGGTTCTGCGCTGATGGCCCTGAACGGTCAGGACGACAAAGAAATGGGTACTACCGCTGTTAAGAAGCTGGTAGAGACTCTGGATTCTTACATTCCTGAGCCAGAGCGTGCCATCGACGGTGCCTTCCTGATGCCAATCGAAGACGTATTCTCTATCTCTGGTCGCGGTACTGTAGTAACCGGCCGTGTAGAGCGTGGTATCGTGAAAGTGGGCGAGGAAATCGAGATCGTTGGTATCCGCGACACCACCAAGACCACCTGTACCGGTGTTGAAATGTTCCGCAAGCTGCTGGACGAAGGCCGTGCTGGTGAGAACGTAGGTGTTCTGCTGCGTGGTACCAAGCGTGACGACGTAGAGCGTGGTCAGGTTCTGTGTAAGCCAGGTTCAATCAAGCCGCACACCAAGTTCCAGGGCGAAGTATACGTACTGTCCAAGGACGAAGGTGGTCGTCACACGCCATTCTTCAAAGGCTACCGTCCTCAGTTCTACTTCCGTACCACTGACGTAACTGGTGCAGTTGAGCTGCCAGAAGGCGTTGAGATGGTAATGCCAGGCGATAACATCCAGATGGAAGTTACCCTGATTGCACCTATCGCAATGGAAGACGGTCTGCGCTTTGCGATCCGTGAAGGCGGTCGTACCGTAGGTGCGGGCGTTGTTTCCAAGATCATCGAGTAA
- a CDS encoding SPOR domain-containing protein, whose product MRLVFFGLLALNLLVLGWTLLSPADEPAAVVRAAPDVAPAGQSLTLIAEMDSDVQAALQKTQKPAPDSSEAVCTLVGPFVDSDRGAIVRERLRALGAESNLQSLEIHAGESYWVYNPPEPSQQEALRRLHELQAKQIDSYLIPGGELANGISFGVFTQKPLAEQRMAEMRRLGYDAKMLAKPRIQKELWLVLGPGQAARIGDEVWSNLLPPDAKQEIRQNLCSAVASSDKFL is encoded by the coding sequence ATGCGATTGGTATTTTTTGGATTGTTGGCATTAAACCTTTTGGTGCTGGGCTGGACCCTGCTGTCGCCGGCGGACGAGCCCGCGGCTGTGGTGCGTGCCGCGCCGGATGTGGCTCCTGCTGGGCAGTCGCTGACGCTGATTGCCGAAATGGATAGCGATGTGCAGGCCGCGTTGCAGAAAACCCAGAAGCCCGCCCCGGACAGCAGCGAAGCTGTGTGTACCCTGGTGGGACCTTTTGTGGATTCGGATCGCGGTGCCATTGTGCGCGAGCGTCTGCGTGCGCTGGGGGCCGAGTCTAATCTGCAGTCCCTTGAAATACATGCAGGCGAGTCTTATTGGGTCTACAACCCGCCCGAGCCATCCCAGCAGGAGGCGCTGCGGCGATTGCACGAGTTGCAGGCCAAGCAGATCGATAGTTACCTGATTCCCGGGGGCGAGCTGGCTAATGGTATTTCCTTCGGGGTGTTTACCCAAAAGCCCTTGGCCGAGCAGCGAATGGCCGAAATGCGCAGATTGGGGTATGACGCCAAAATGTTGGCCAAACCCCGCATTCAAAAAGAGCTCTGGCTGGTGCTGGGACCGGGCCAGGCTGCCCGGATTGGCGATGAGGTCTGGTCAAATCTGCTGCCGCCCGACGCCAAACAAGAGATTAGGCAAAATTTGTGTTCAGCTGTTGCGTCCTCGGATAAGTTTCTCTAG
- a CDS encoding type III pantothenate kinase — translation MIVEFDCGNTAVKWRTADGAQRGGQPWAALKAKAGFDFSGLGLPAGLTRARLASVAGEARTGALVNYLACTPGIPVALAQVVPGANGVSCGYAAPERLGIDRWLAVQAALALVPDARLLVVDVGSAVTLDVCEPGRHLGGFIGPGLQLMRTALYSGTHAVKVPDLPGTMPLAPGVDTQQAVSGALALMLSGLVHETARRFGPVDYYLFTGGAGGLLAREFTPSRLVPDLVLDGLALVLP, via the coding sequence ATGATCGTTGAGTTTGACTGCGGGAACACGGCGGTTAAATGGCGCACGGCGGATGGCGCGCAGCGGGGTGGACAACCCTGGGCGGCGCTGAAGGCCAAGGCCGGTTTTGATTTCAGCGGGCTTGGCTTGCCTGCGGGGCTGACGAGGGCGCGCTTGGCTTCTGTGGCCGGCGAGGCAAGAACCGGTGCGTTAGTGAATTACCTGGCGTGCACGCCCGGTATTCCGGTGGCATTGGCGCAGGTGGTGCCGGGTGCTAATGGCGTTAGCTGTGGTTATGCAGCGCCAGAGCGGCTGGGCATAGACCGGTGGCTGGCTGTACAGGCTGCGCTCGCATTGGTGCCAGACGCGCGGTTGTTGGTGGTTGATGTAGGCAGTGCGGTCACACTGGACGTGTGTGAGCCTGGTCGGCATTTGGGTGGCTTTATTGGCCCCGGGCTTCAGTTGATGCGCACAGCTCTGTACAGTGGCACCCATGCCGTCAAGGTACCGGACTTGCCCGGCACTATGCCGCTGGCACCGGGGGTGGATACGCAGCAGGCGGTGTCTGGTGCCTTGGCGCTGATGCTGAGCGGGTTAGTGCATGAGACGGCACGGCGATTTGGCCCGGTGGATTACTATCTGTTTACCGGCGGCGCGGGCGGCCTGCTGGCCCGGGAGTTCACGCCTTCGCGTTTGGTCCCCGATCTGGTGCTGGATGGGTTGGCCTTGGTGTTGCCCTAG
- the birA gene encoding bifunctional biotin--[acetyl-CoA-carboxylase] ligase/biotin operon repressor BirA — MAETRALDALVLRLADGEFHSGEDLGQLLGVSRTAVWKQLQKLHEYGLAVESVKGKGYRLPAVLDLLDPAIITTQLSAPARSHLDIVHLYCTDSTNTRAVEASAQGIHGRVWLAEQQTAGRGRRGRAWVSPFAANLYLSMGWHFFGGAAALSGLSLAVGVACARALASLGLTGLQLKWPNDLLVNGKKLGGILLEMTGDPAGECRVVVGVGLNVAMPPATAIDQPWVDLASLGVKVTRNDLAAAVLSQMHAALEQFAREGFSAFRSEWMGLDAFAGVPVTLSSAATVHRGVARGVDASGALLLETDDGVQAMHGGELSLRAGHDR; from the coding sequence ATGGCTGAGACGAGGGCGCTGGATGCGCTGGTGTTGCGTTTGGCGGACGGCGAATTCCATTCGGGCGAGGATTTGGGGCAGCTGCTCGGCGTATCCCGGACGGCGGTGTGGAAACAGCTACAGAAGTTGCATGAATACGGTCTGGCGGTGGAGTCGGTCAAAGGTAAAGGGTATCGGCTGCCCGCCGTCCTTGACCTGCTCGACCCGGCCATTATTACCACACAGTTGTCCGCCCCGGCCCGAAGCCACCTGGATATTGTTCATCTATATTGCACCGACTCCACCAATACCCGGGCCGTGGAGGCGAGTGCGCAAGGCATTCACGGGCGGGTTTGGCTGGCAGAGCAACAGACTGCCGGTCGCGGGCGCCGCGGGCGCGCCTGGGTCAGCCCGTTTGCGGCCAATCTGTATCTGTCCATGGGTTGGCACTTCTTTGGTGGCGCTGCCGCCCTGAGCGGACTCAGTCTGGCGGTGGGGGTGGCCTGCGCCCGTGCTCTCGCATCGCTTGGGTTGACGGGGCTGCAGCTCAAGTGGCCGAACGACCTGTTGGTGAACGGTAAAAAGTTGGGCGGCATTCTGCTTGAAATGACGGGTGACCCGGCCGGTGAGTGCCGGGTGGTTGTCGGGGTCGGGCTGAATGTGGCGATGCCGCCAGCGACTGCGATCGACCAGCCGTGGGTGGATCTGGCCTCGCTGGGTGTCAAGGTGACCCGCAATGATCTCGCGGCTGCGGTACTGAGCCAGATGCACGCAGCGCTGGAGCAGTTTGCCCGGGAGGGTTTCAGTGCTTTCCGCAGCGAGTGGATGGGGCTCGACGCATTTGCCGGTGTGCCTGTGACCTTGTCCAGTGCCGCCACTGTGCATCGGGGGGTGGCGCGGGGTGTCGATGCCTCCGGCGCCCTGCTGCTGGAAACCGATGATGGTGTTCAGGCAATGCATGGCGGAGAGCTGAGTTTGCGGGCAGGTCATGATCGTTGA